Proteins from a single region of Octopus bimaculoides isolate UCB-OBI-ISO-001 chromosome 11, ASM119413v2, whole genome shotgun sequence:
- the LOC106870376 gene encoding trace amine-associated receptor 7b, which yields MLFTDSMQNGTTNGTEYSVTIEELNRQQVLIRIPSTILVILTMTIGFVGNILTIYIYGFRLKLSPTYLFVVMLACADLILCAVVSPSRIVQNVYPMMTTWDSMCKNHMCLSVFVGLCNCGFLMAIATDRYRKVCHLLKPQITMKAAKIITVFIFVFSAIQGSIAILYYGSIRKPTNYPGIYSYSCSAKIYKKLNYYQLGFFAFYFLLTMFTLIFLCVVYTIILRKMKVKEENSIELQQNRKSIRSALYPDEAQRRWSNIPKINDINQLALNSNEELSRIGSPSGVSPEDKSNLGTKNTVLLASKLQETYRVRRAREQTKRLQRNTVTMLMVTIILIVTYIPSVIAMIVNAILKSEDTMSVTAGIFYWLARHTLYINSSLNPIIYSFRHQNFIDEVKYLFGIKHKI from the coding sequence ATGTTATTTACTGATTCAATGCAGAATGGAACAACAAACGGTACCGAATATAGTGTCACCATCGAAGAACTCAACAGACAACAAGTTTTGATAAGAATCCCATCTACCATTCTAGTTATATTAACAATGACTATAGGTTTCGTTGGAAACATTTTAACTATTTACATTTACGGATTTCGCTTGAAATTATCACCAACTTATTTGTTTGTCGTCATGCTGGCTTGTGCTGATTTGATACTTTGTGCTGTTGTATCACCAAGTCGCATTGTTCAAAATGTTTACCCCATGATGACGACCTGGGATTCAATGTGCAAAAATcatatgtgtttatctgtatttGTAGGACTTTGTAACTGTGGTTTTCTAATGGCCATTGCAACGGATAGATACAGAAAAGTATGCCATCTGCTGAAACCTCAGATAACAATGAAAGCTGCTAAAATTATTAcggtatttatatttgttttctccgCAATACAGGGAAGTATTGCTATTCTTTACTACGGAAGTATCCGGAAACCGACTAATTATCCTGGTATCTATAGCTATTCTTGCTCAGCAAAAATCTACAAGAAGCTTAACTATTATCAACTTGGATTCTtcgctttctattttctcttaacAATGTTTACGCTCATTTTTCTCTGTGTAGTTTACACCATAATTCTTCGAAAAATGAAAGTCaaggaagaaaacagtattgAATTACAACAAAATAGGAAAAGCATTAGAAGTGCCTTGTATCCTGATGAAGCTCAACGACGATGGAGTAATATACCAAAAATCAATGATATTAACCAATTAGCTTTGAATTCTAATGAAGAATTGTCCAGAATAGGCTCACCATCTGGAGTGTCACCGGAAGACAAATCAAACTTGGGTACAAAAAACACTGTACTTCTCGCAAGTAAATTGCAGGAGACATACAGAGTAAGACGAGCAAGAGAACAAACCAAAAGGTTACAGCGAAACACTGTAACAATGTTGATGGTAACTATAATCCTTATAGTGACTTATATACCCAGCGTTATCGCCATGATAGTGAATGCAATATTGAAGTCTGAAGACACAATGTCGGTAACGGCAGGTATATTCTATTGGCTCGCACGACATACTTTATACATTAACTCAAGTTTAAATCCAATAATTTATAGTTTCAGACATCAGAATTTTATAGACGAGGTTAAATATTTGTTTGGAATTAAGcacaaaatatag